A single region of the Plasmodium reichenowi strain SY57 chromosome 9, whole genome shotgun sequence genome encodes:
- a CDS encoding thioredoxin-like protein 1, putative → MACVNFNSPYQAEKRRTSENADNCKLETLNMPINYSDMDLILFPEGSLKNINNTVVNEKHLFGKSVAIFFSNGSDPKCRAFLPFLQQYYKTINEGGSSQKIEVIFVSIDPDRKSFEDHKKHMPWLYVDVADPLTDILKKHFRVTNSHEVPFYGSGPRSDVPCLIVVGSDGREAQLLHICSGRDEGEKGLLRWDFRNNIYTPNKKETC, encoded by the exons atgGCATGTGTTAATTTCAATTCTCCTTATCAAGCGGAGAAAAGAAGAACGTCTGAAAATGCTGATAACTGTAAATTGGAGACTTTGAATATGCCCATAAACTATTCTGACATGg atcttatattatttccGGAGGGATccttaaaaaatattaacaataCTGTAGTAAATGAAAAGCATTTATTTGGAAAATCTGTAgctatatttttttcaaatgGAAGTGATCCCAAATGTAGGGCATTTTTACCATTTTTACAACAG TATTATAAGACCATTAACGAAGGAGGATCAAGCCAAAAAATAGAAGTAATTTTTGTAAGCATAGACCCAGATAGAAAATCATTTGAAGATCACAAAAAACACATGCCGTGGTTATATGTAGACGTAGCTGACCCTTTAACAgatatattgaaaaaacATTTCCGAGTAACAAATTCTCATGAAGTACCATTCTATGGATCAGGCCCAAGAAGCGATGTACCATGTTTAATTGTTGTAGGAAGTGACGGAAGAGAAGCCCAACTTTTACACATTTGCAGTGGAAGAGATGAAGGTGAAAAGGGATTACTAAGGTGGGATTTcagaaataatatttatacaccaaataaaaaggaaacatgttaa
- a CDS encoding protein disulfide isomerase, translating to MKHFCFNNILHIFIIYIIFLLHLNNIILGEGAIWEGISKDEIRNVKHLTHEVELQIYSQHTQNCMALFCNEKESKCKNVYKEFVKASNELIDNDVVFVYVDTISLAKTADNFEIKNIPKILTFKDFDPEKGYTFNRKYTKENILEWFKLLPEPSIEIMEKNNVEKYVEMHKKKGYASIIAFCIRGSDNANKFVHFGETQKLPNLAVGLIYVENEEDVKIEIFNGPGSTIPKENLKYKDTYVPYNGIWTSDSIYQFADNYMKQFPIIINYHRKSLPPLNGDIYFYIFNRFGEYSDTLYVELYDLIMKHNQIKFVFPRKDEVLEHFNIENHMSLISIMDYNNASFVTLSQMLRPKKYAKIMDENITVSHVESFLDEFLKNNLAVYRKSEKPIKRREKQKYQILCSNDFESYVMDPEKLVLIFYHVQGCKECKPLFTFWDTVANYFHLENKYKDVLVATMDAKLNDMIDESVDYYPSLALYPKGENKLKRKHILLFPMKLDTLIDVVDEYLEDLDQDL from the exons atgAAACATTTTTGCTTTAATAACATTTTgcatattttcataatatacataatatttcttcttcatcttaataatataatattagGTGAGGGGGCAATATGGGAAGGGATAAGTAAAGACGAGATAAGGAATGTAAAGCATTTAACACATGAAGTTGAATTACAGATATATAGTCAGCATACTCAGAATTGTATGGCTTTATTTTGTAATGAGAAAGAGAGTAAATgtaaaaatgtttataaaGAATTTGTAAAAGCATCAAATGAATTAATAGATAATGATGTAGTATTTGTTTATGTGGATACGATTAGTTTAGCAAAAACAGCTGATAattttgaaataaaaaatataccCAAAATTTTAACATTTAAAGATTTTGATCCAGAAAAGGGGTATACATTTAATAGAAAGTatacaaaagaaaatattttagaATGGTTTAAATTGTTACCTGAACCTTCCATAGAAAtaatggaaaaaaataatgttgAGAAATATGTAGAGAtgcataaaaaaaaaggttaTGCGAGTATTATAGCATTTTGTATAAGAGGATCTGATAATGCTAATAAATTTGTCCATTTTGGTGAAACACAGAAACTACCAAATTTAGCTGTTggtttaatatatgttgaaaatgaagaagatgTAAAAATTGAAATTTTTAATGGACCTGGATCTACTATACCTAAAGAAAAtcttaaatataaagaCACATATGTACCATATAATGGTATATGGACCTCTGATAGTATATATCAATTTGctgataattatatgaaacaatttcctattattattaattacCATAGAAAATCATTACCACCTCTTAATGGcgatatatatttttacatatttaatCGTTTCGGAGAATATTCCGATACATTATATGTAGAGCTCTACGACTTAATAATGAAGCACAATCAG ATAAAATTTGTTTTTCCAAGAAAAGATGAAGTTTTAGAACACTTTAATATAGAAAACCATATGAGTCTTATCAGTATTATGGATTATAATAATGCCTCTTTTGTTACTCTTTCTCAAATGCTAAGACCTAAAAAATATGCTAAAATAATGgatgaaaatataactGTATCACATGTTGAAAGTTTCTTAGatgaatttttaaaaaacaatCTTGCTGTTTATCGAAAATCTGAAAAACCAATTAAAAGAAgagaaaaacaaaaatatcAAATTTTATGTTCAAATGATTTTGAGTCATATGTTATGGATCCTGAAAAACTTgttcttatattttatcatgTTCAAGGTTGTAAAGAATGTAAACcattatttacattttgGGATACTGTAGCGAATTATTTCCATCTcgaaaataaatataaagatgTATTAGTTGCAACTATGGATGCtaaattaaatgatatgATTGATGAATCGGTGGATTACTATCCTAGTTTAGCTCTATACCCAAAAG GTGagaataaattaaaaaggaAACATATTTTACTTTTCCCCATGAAACTTGACACCTTGATTGATGTTGTAGATGAATATCTTGAGGATTTAGACCAAGATTTATAa